CGATGGGACCTCTTTTGGAAAGAATACTTGGCCCTACAGCACGCCGCTTGAGCGGTAGTATTAAAACTGCACCCAAAACTTACGAGCCTGGCCGTAGGCGGCAACCCGCTGGTCGACTACGCGGCGATCTCAGAGCACACAGGATTAAAAGAACTCTACATCTGGCGCACCGAGCTAACAGATCTTTCCCCGTTGGCGAATTTGTCTGAGCTGACCAAGCTCCACGCGCAGGACAACAACATCACCGATCTTACCCCCCTGGCCAGGCTCACCAAACTCTACTCCCTCGACATCGCCAACAATGCGATAGTGGACGTCACCCCAATTCGCGAATTTGTACAGATGGAGTTGCTCTGGATCTCCAGCAACGAGATCGAGGACATTTCTGCATTGGACCGACTTACCGCCTTGCAGATGCTCTCCGCCCGGAACAACCATATCGGCGACATCTCTGTACTTTCACACATGCCGAACCTCGATTCCCTCGATCTCGAGTACAATGAGATATCGGATATCTCTTATCTAACTGACCTCGTGCAATTAAGAACGCTTGATCTGGACATCAACCGTGTTCGAGACCTCGCTCCCCTTGCGAACCTCCCGCTGCTTCGCACAGTGGAATTGCACAGCAATCCCATTCGGGACATTCAAGCCCTGGTAAACAACCCTGGGATTGGCGCGGGCGACACAGTCGCTCTTCAATGGACGCCGTTGAGTCAAGTCTCTCTGTGCTCCCATGTCCCCGCTCTGACTGGTCGTGGTGTTTCCGTCACTTTCACGGGCACCTGCGGCGCGGATGCCGACGGCGACGATCTCGCCGACGCCTATGAGGCGATTTCGAATACAAGCCCGACCAACCCCGACACGGACGGCGACGGTCTGAATGACGGTGATGAGCGAAGCCTCGGAACGAATCCCAAGGATTCTGATTCGGATAACGACGGCATGTTGGACGGCACTGAAGTCGGCGCGGGAACCGATCCGTTGGATAATACCTCCGTCCTGTCGGACGTCTACGTGGACGGCGCTTCCGGCAGCGACGACACGGGCGTGGGCACCCAATCCGCGCCCTGGGCGACCGTGGCCCACGCGGTGGACGCGGTGACGGGGACGATGGAGAACACCGTCTCCATTCACATCGCGAGGGGTGTCTACACGCATCTGAATGCGACGGGCGGCGCGCTGTGGCTGGACAGCCACGAACACCTGCTCGGCGGTTACGAGGCCGCGGGCTGGACGCGGGATGCAGATGCGAACGAGACGGTGCTGGATGCGTCGATCGCGATCAATGGGTCGCCAGCGCCGAATGTGATAGTGCTCGATGGCGTTTCCGATGTTCTCCTGGATGGATTGACGGTTACCGGTGCTTACGCGCCGGAGCAGGGCGCTGAAGGTTCGGCAGGTATCCTCGGCATTGACCTGGACGCCACGACCTTCATCAACAATTGCCGCGTCGTTCGAAACCGGGGTAGCATACTGGGCAGCGGCGGAATTCGGTTGTTCGGTTCCAGCCCCGTCATCACGAACTCCACCATTGCCAACAATTTCGCCTACGGATCCGGCGGCGGTATCCTCCTCACAGGCGCGCCCTCGCACCTGATCATGGACCGCTGCGCGATTAGCGGTAACCGCGGCTTCGGCGGCGGCATCGTCGTAGGTGAGGGCGCTACGGTGGCGATCACGAACAGCCTGATCAACGGAAACAACGCGGGCAGTTGGGGAGGCGGCGGCCTTGCGTTTGGCGGCGAAGCGGGCAGCGTGATCGCGAACACGACCATCGCCCACAACAATGCGGACTGGAACAGTGGCGGCGGCATTGAGGTTCACTCGGGCATGCCTCTGTTTGTCAATTGCATATTCGCGGGAAATCGAGACTACGCCATACTCGACTACACGCCTACCACGGGCCTCGTCCTCCGAAACTGCCTCTTCAATGGGAATCCGGAGGGGGACTATCGTCGCTTCGAATCCATTACACGCAACGGCGCTGCCGCGATCAATACCCTTGCCGGTGCAAGCGGCAACGTGGATGGCGACCCCGCCTTTGTGATTTCGCAGGGTGTCTGGACCCAAGCACACACCTACTCGGCGGCGACAGGCCGCACCACCCTGGTCGATGCCCAGGCATCATTTACGCCGGGCGCGCTGGCGGGCACGTACCTCGCGCTGTTTCCTTCCTCTCCCGATGTTCAACTTGTGGTGCACAGTAATACCGCAACAACAATTGAGGTGGTCGGGCAGGTATCGAACAGTATCGGTGTGGGCTCCGCTTATAGCGTAATCGACTACCACCTCGAGCCCGGCTCGGCCGCCATCGACATGGGTATCGACACGAGCGCGCCGGAGGACGGTGGTGTCCTTACCGACTTCGACGGCGTGGCGCGCGGTTTCGATGGCGATGGCCTGGGCGCGGCGACGGCGGATGGCTCGGACTATGACATCGGCGCGTATGAAAGTAACACGCCCGTGGATTCGATCACGGTGCTTGCCCCGAATGGCGGCGAGACTTTTACTCGCGGTACACCGGCGGAAATCCGTTGGAGCAGTGTGGGCAATGTGGGCACTTCGGTGAAGATCCTCATTCGCCGGGGCACCTATGTCGGCACCCTCTTCGGCGGGACGCCCAATGACGGTGTGCATACCTGGAACATCCCCTCGAACTACGCCATCGCCTCGGGCTATACCCTTGAGGTGGTGTCCGTGGCCAACCCGGCCATCAGCGACGCGAGCGATGCGGGCTTCTCCATCGCAGCACCCACGGGTCCGGCGGGAACCCTCACGGTGACGTCGCCCAACGGCGGCGAGTCCTATCTCCAGGGGGCCACCGTGCCCATTGCCTGGACGAGCACGGGCAGTCCCGGCGCCAATGTGGACATTCTCGCGCGGCGGGGCGCGGCGAGCGTCGTGCTGGTCTCGGCCACGTCGAACGACGGCGCTTTTAACTGGATCGTGCCGACGGATCAGGCGCCCGGAACAGATTACGTCATCGAGGTGCGCTCCAGCACGACACCCACGATTACGGACTCGAGTAACGCGCCCTTCAGCATCAGCGCGCCTCCGACCCTGCTCCTGAGCGCGCCCAATGGCGGCGAATCGTACCTCCAGGGCGCTACCGTGCCCATCGCCTGGACAAGCACGGGCGCGGTGGGGACGATTGTTCAACTGCTGGCCCATGGCGCGGGTCAGACCTTCTCCATTGACGCCGCCGCGACCAACGACGGCGCCTATGACTGGATGATCCCGGCGGGTCAACCGGCGGGAACGGACTACACCATCGAAGTGCGCGCGCTGAGCAATCCGGCCATAAACGACGCGAGCAACGCCCCCTTCACGATTCAGGCGCCGCTCCCTGCGGATTCCGTCACGGTGCTCTCACCCAACGGCGGCGAATCCCTGCTTCGCGGCGCACCGTTTCAGATTCGGTGGTCCACGACGGGTAATGTCGGCACGAGTGTGAAGGTCGTCATCCGTCGCGGCGCGTATGCCAGCACGCTTTTCGGCGGCACCCCCAACGACGGCGTGCAGACGTGGAACATCCCGGCCACCTATCCGGTCGCCTCGGGCTACTCCATCGAAATCAGCTCGGTGGCCAACCCCGCGATTAAGGACACGAGCTACGGAACCTTTGCAATCGGCGACACCGCGCCGGCGGCGTCGATCACAGTGACCGCGCCGAATGGCGGCGAGAGCTACCTGCAGGGCGGCACGCTACCGATCACCTGGACGAGCACGGGCGAGGTCGGTGCGAGTGTCGAGATCCTTGCCCACGGCGCGGGTCAGACCTTCAACCTCGCGGCAAGCACGGCCAACGATGGAGCTTTCGACTGGAGCATCCCAGCGGGTCAACCAACGGGAACGAACTACACGATCCAGGTGCGCTCCCTGGCCAACCCGGCCATCACGGACAGCAGCAACAGCACCTTCGGCATCAACGCCGCACCGCCGGCGGCGTCGCTCACGGTAACCGCGCCCAACGGCGGGGAAAGTTACCTGCAGGGCGGCACGCTGCCGATCACCTGGACGAGTACCGGGGCCGTGGGCACGATTGTCCAGATCTTTGCCCATGGCGCGGGCCAGTCCTTCACCGTCGACGCGGGCACAACCAATGACGGCGCCTATGACTGGGCCATACCGGCGGGGCAGCTTGTCGGGACCAACTACACCATTGAGGTGCGATCGCTATCCACCCCCGCCATCTCGGACAGCAGCAACAGCGCCTTCAGCATCAACGCCGCGCCGTCGGCCAGTTCCATCACGGTGATTTCGCCGAATGGCGGGGAAACCCTCACCCGCGGCGGCAGCGTGGAATTGCGCTGGAGCAGCACGGGCATCACAGGCTCGACGGTGAAGATCGTGATACGTCGCGGCGCCTACGTCGGCACCCTCTTCGGCGGCACGCCGAACGATGGTGTCCACAACTGGAACATACCCTCGACGTATCCGACGGGGACCGGCTTCACGATAGAAATCAGCTCCGTGGCCAATCCGGCCATCGGAGACGCGAGCGACGGATCATTCACCATCGCCACGCCCTGAATCGCCACGATAACAAGGCAGACGCCCCCGGCGCCGGCTCCCTATACTCGGGCCGACGCCGGGGCATGTATTTGATGAATCGGTCTGCCCCGTTTCCGTCGAATTCATTGCGAGACTGGACTGTATGTATCTTGTCCGTGCAATTGCGTTGCACGGTTCGGGGGCTGGAAAGCCCCGCTCGATACCCCCGAAGTGTCTGATGTCTTAACGCGATTGTCCGGTCCGCCCTTGCCTTTTGACGCCCGAGGGCGCTAGGATTGAGGTACAGGTAGTTTTTCAAAGGAGAATGGCATGGACGAGGGGCAGGAACATATTGCGGAGCTTCTGGAGGAGATGAACACCCAGCTCCGCCACATCAAGTGGATCCTGCTGGCGGGTCTGGCGGTGATGTCGATTCTTCTTCTGACGGTAATCGCCCTGATCTTCATGCCGATGGCCGGGCTCGCGCTGGCCGCATTCCTCATCATCACACCCACGGCGTATCTCTACTACATCTTCGTGAGCAATGCGCAGCAGCGGGAAGCCCGCCTGCGCCGACCAGCCAAGAAGAAGCCGGACCCCCTCCTTACGACGGAAGTCACGCAGTGACACGCGCTTAGCGTATCCGGCTGGTGCTTTCATCCTGCCAGAGATCGGCATTGTCGCCCATGGCGATTTTGAGCGGCCCGGAGAGTTCGTTGAGCCGGGCGATTGCGGCGGGGCCGAGCTTCAATTCGGCAGCGCGAATATTGCGCAGCACCTGATCGGGCGAGCGACCGCCGACTATGGCACTGGTGATCCCGGGCTGGGCAAGCACCCAGGCGATGCACAAGGTGGCAAAGGGCACGCCGATGGCGTCGGCAAATTGCCGCAGGTCCGTAATGGTTTCCATCAGCAGTGATTCAAAGCCGGCACCGCCGTGGCGCACGCCTTCCCGGCGTCCGCTGAAGTGTCGTGTGCGCCGACGGGCCACCGGCAGGGAGTCTATGGTGTCCCAGGGATGGGCGAGCAGCCCCTGCAGGAGGGGCATGTAGGCGAGCACCCCCAACTGCAGCCGACGACATGCGGGAAGCACTTTATATTCCGCGGCGCGGCTGACGATGTTGTAACCGATCTGATTGCACTCGGCGGTGCCGTGGATGAACCAGTCGTCCATGTCGAGTGGACCGAAATTGGACAGGCCAACGTGGCGCACCTTACCCTCGTTCTGCAGGGTGCGCAGGGTGTCGCAGGCCAGCATCACACTGGGTTGCACGGGCACGGGGTTGCCATGGAGGTCACGCACCGGCTTCTGTCGGAAGGGCCAATGAATCTGATACAGGTCGATGTAGTCGGTACCCAGGCGGCGCAGGCTGGCCTCGCAGGCGGCACGAATGCGCTCCGGGGTGCAATTATGGGGTAACACTTTGGTGGCGACCAGCACACGTTTTCGGTCCGTGCCCAGCGCCTGGCCGAGAACACGTTCCGACTCGCCGTTGCCATACACTTCGGCGGTGTCGAAGAGGTTGATGCCGCTGTCGATTGCCGCGCGCACCGCCTCCAGAGGTCGGTAGGGTGTGCCCCCTCCCCAGTATCCCTGGTCCCCCAACTGCCACGCGCCAAACGACAGGACGGAGACCTTAAGATGGGATACCCCAAGTTTCCGATACTGCATTCGAGCTTCCTTTGAAAAAAGAGTTTGTAGCACTAGTCTAGAGAATTCGGAATTGGCGGTTCAAGCCAATTAAATGGGACTCAGGGGGGCGTATGGGGCATGGGCCTTTGGAACTGGGGCCAGGGGAAGGGCTATCGCAACACGCGCCGCCTGGTCTGGTTGTAGGCGATCCAGAATTTGCGGAGGGCCTGCTCATCGGAAGGCTGAAGGGGCTGGCGGGAGTAGGCCGACTGGACGTAGAGCCGGGTCAATTCTCGGGCATCCTTCTTCAATTTGCGCAGGGGCCTGGGAAAGGCGTCGATGAACTCGTAGGGGGTTTGTCCGGTGCCCCGGGGCACGCCGAGATCGTAGGCGAGGGCGCCGAGGGCCTCGTAGGCATAGGCCACATGATCGTCGAGGGTCAGGGGCTCGTCGCCCTGGGGCTGGCCGAGAGAATTCTCGTACTGGCTGCTGGTGGCGATGCCGCGATCGATGCGGGGGCGCCAGCGAATCTTGGGCATGGACGGCACGCTGGTGATGGCGGAAAGGAGCTTCTCCAGCCGGTCGAAGAACCAGACGACGAAACGGGGGAAGCGATGGCGCCGCCGGGCGATCCAGCCCGCGCCGGAGGCCATCAATTTGAGTACGCCATAGAGCGCGAAAAGGCCGAAGAGCGCGAGGACGCCCTTGCCGAGATTGTCCATGAATTTCGACTGGGCCAGCAGCTCCATGGGCTTCGCGGTGGTGGCGGCGAGTTCGAAGGTGGAACCGCGGGTCCAGAAATCGGTCTGGTGCTCCTGCACGATGGCGATGGGCGGCAGGTCGGGTTTGCGGAGCTGGGCGGCGGCGAGCATGACCATGGCGGCCATGATGATGCCCAGGCCGATCCAGAAATAGCCCATGAGGGCGGGCATGGCGATCATGCGGGAGCGAAAGTATTCCCGGAGTCCGCCGAGGCTGGTGAGAAGGAGGAGCAGCAGCGCGGCCAGCGTGTAGATGCCCGCGTAGAGATGGCCGGACTGCACCCAGCTCTCCCCGCCCTGCTGGACGACGCGGATGCCGAGGGTGAAGATGAACATGACCGGTACGGAAAAGTAGAGGATGGAAATGCCGGGGTGCTTCGTGGAAAGGCGCTGGGATGCGTCGAGGTTGAATTTGGGCTTCGGCTTGGCTTTGGGCTTCCATCCCTCGGTCGGGTCGAAGGCTTCGAGCACGTTCATGGGCATGAATTCCTTGCCCTGGGCCCTGGCAAAGGCGGCGTGCTCTTCGGTTTCGTAGAGGTGCGCCAGGGGATCGGCTACCTCCGGGCGCAGCGATTGCTGAAACTTGCGCGCGGTGCCGGTGAGGATACCCACATCTCCGGCGGTCTTGTTTTCATCAATGCAGCACTCGTGGGTCAGGCGGTTGACCACCCACCAGATGAGCACCACCACGCCGATGTTGAAGGCGGTGGCGATCCAGGGCGCGTCGTTCAGAAAGTGGCGCGCGACGGAGCCGCTGTTCTCGTACAACGCGGACATGGAGAGGGTGTAAAGCCCCATGGTGCCCGCGAAAATGACGGGGAGCAGGTAGCCGTCCGGTGTGGCGTCCTTTGCGAGAATGCGGTTGGAGGCGACGATGCCCATGAGAAAGAAAAAGGCGACCCAGCGGAAGCTCTTGTCGTTCACTTCGGTGTAGATGAAGCGTACGTCGAGGAGGAAGAAGAGCACCGCGTAGCACATGATGAAAATCAGAAAGGGCGTCATGAAATCGACGATGAAATCGGTCATCGTCCGGGGCGGCGTGCGCACCGTGGGCCCCGGATCCCGCTTGAGGGACTGGAAATCGGTCGCCTTCGCGAACTCGCGCTCGTCGATCTCCTTCAGGTCGGGATCGACGGTGTTCATGAGCGAGTGGAAGTCGGTGCCCGCCAGCGCGGGGCGGCGCTTACCCAATTTTGGCGGGAGAGATTTCATGCAGACTGCGCTCGTGCTCGATATGGAAGACGTGGATGTTGTGGGGAGCCAGAAAACGGGCCGCTTCTTCGTAGGCCCGCTGATCCATGATCAGGAATACGCTGACATTGAAACCGGACAGTTTTATGGCGCCCAGGGCGTGGGCCATGCGCTCGGTGATGATGGGGGCAATGATCATGAGGGTGGCGTCGCGCGGGAGCATGTGGTACTGGTTCATCACGAGGTTCATGCCGTCCAGGCCATCGGTGGGTAACACTCGGGCGAGGTTTTCGATGATGCGCTGGGCCTGGTAGGGCGTGCGGGAGGTTTCCACGCACAGGGGGCTGATTCGCGTGCCCTGGAGTTCGCCTTCTACCTCGGCGTCCACCTCCTGGCGGCTCAGGGTCTCCCGCTTTTCGATCTCGTACTGGGCCACCTCGGCGGCATCACGGGCATTGGTAATCATGCCCACCTGTTCACCGGAGATTTGGAGCAGATAGGCGATGGAGGCCGTTGTGGTGATGGCCAGTTCCATGCGCTCCTCTTTGCGTTCGGGCTTGTAGCTTGCGTCGTGCAGATCGAGCACGAGCGTGCCGCCGATTACGCTGGAGGGTTCGTAGGTCTTCACGTGGAGCTTGCCGGTGCGCGCGGTGGCCTTCCAGTGAATGGTGTTCAAGGGATCGCCGGGGATGTATTCGCGGATGCTGTTGATGCGCGTGGGGTCGGTGTAGATCCGGTTGGACAGTCGCACGGGCCCGTGGGGGCGTTTGGTGGCCACGTTGAAGGTGTCGATATAGGCGACCGTGGGCAGCACGGAGAGGTAGTCCTGCTGCACGCCGGTGCGAAAGCGGCGCTGAAGCCCGAATAGATCGCCCGATTCCATCAGCAGCGGCCCGATGCGGTGATAGCCCCGGCGGGGACATTGAAGGCGGTATTCCAGGGTGACCGAATGGCCCGGCATGAGGAAGGCCAGTTGCTTATTTTGCCCCATGCGGGGGAAATCCTTCGGGTGGTAATCTTCGATGAAGATCCAGGGGATGGGCCAGCCGCGCTTGTTTTCCACCACCACCTTGATGGAGACCTCTTCGCCCTGAAGCGCGGTTTCCTTGGAGAGGGTCCGGGTGCAATCCAACCCGGAGAGCCAGGCGAGGGAGGAAAAGTGGGCCAGGCCGACGAGCAGCAGAAAGGTGTAGACTGCAAAGGCCATGTAGGGACTTTGCAGGACAAACGCCAGCCCCAGGGCGGCCGCCGCGACGATGAACCAGAAGAGATTTTGCATGGTGCGTCACTATAACACGGGGGAAGTGGAATGCAAAACCGTAGTGCTGTGGAAACAGGTGGGGTGGAAGGCTGGAGGCTGGAGGCTGGAGGCTGGAGGCTGGAGGCTGGAGGCTGGAGGCTGGAGGCTGGAGGCTGGAGGCGGCAGGCGGCATGCGGCAGGCGGCAGGCGGCAGGCGGCAGGCGGCAGGCGGCAGGCGGCAGGCGGCAGGCGGCAGGCGGCAGGCGGCAGGACGGAGGGAACTATCGGACCGATCTGACGGATCAGACTGATCGGAGGGATCTGATCGGTCTGATCGGTCTGATCGGTCTGATCGGTCTGATCGGTCTGATTCTCGACTTGACGCCTGTGACCCGGAACTTATAGCCTACAGCCTACAGCCTACAGCCTACAGCCTACAGCCTGAAGTCTGAAGCCTCAACCAAGCGGCAACCATGAGCCAACTGCAACCACGAGACCCGAAGACCGCCATTGGCGAGGTGCTGCCCCAGCGGCCTGCTTCGCCGACACTCTCCCCTGTGCATGCGCCGGGGGCGAAGCGTTACCTCGCCCCCATACTTCTGGTGGCCATGGCCACGACGATTAATGTGATTGCCTTTCTCACGCCCGACCCGGAGGCCCCCACGCCGGAGGCGGCGATGGTGAAGACGGAGATGTCGGTGGAAGACAAGATAACGGCGGCGGAGCAGCTCAAGACGCACGGCGATCAGCTCTACGAAGAGGGCTATAGCTGGGTGAACGACAATGACAAGCTGAAAGGGGCCCACGCGGCTTACACCAAGGCCTGGGAACTGATCACCAGCAAGCAATACCCCGAAGGCGGCGGCGAGGCGAGTCTCATCGCCGATACGGTCCAGTGCAGCATTCTG
The Candidatus Hydrogenedentota bacterium genome window above contains:
- a CDS encoding DUF4129 domain-containing protein — protein: MKSLPPKLGKRRPALAGTDFHSLMNTVDPDLKEIDEREFAKATDFQSLKRDPGPTVRTPPRTMTDFIVDFMTPFLIFIMCYAVLFFLLDVRFIYTEVNDKSFRWVAFFFLMGIVASNRILAKDATPDGYLLPVIFAGTMGLYTLSMSALYENSGSVARHFLNDAPWIATAFNIGVVVLIWWVVNRLTHECCIDENKTAGDVGILTGTARKFQQSLRPEVADPLAHLYETEEHAAFARAQGKEFMPMNVLEAFDPTEGWKPKAKPKPKFNLDASQRLSTKHPGISILYFSVPVMFIFTLGIRVVQQGGESWVQSGHLYAGIYTLAALLLLLLTSLGGLREYFRSRMIAMPALMGYFWIGLGIIMAAMVMLAAAQLRKPDLPPIAIVQEHQTDFWTRGSTFELAATTAKPMELLAQSKFMDNLGKGVLALFGLFALYGVLKLMASGAGWIARRRHRFPRFVVWFFDRLEKLLSAITSVPSMPKIRWRPRIDRGIATSSQYENSLGQPQGDEPLTLDDHVAYAYEALGALAYDLGVPRGTGQTPYEFIDAFPRPLRKLKKDARELTRLYVQSAYSRQPLQPSDEQALRKFWIAYNQTRRRVLR
- a CDS encoding leucine-rich repeat domain-containing protein, translating into MSELTKLHAQDNNITDLTPLARLTKLYSLDIANNAIVDVTPIREFVQMELLWISSNEIEDISALDRLTALQMLSARNNHIGDISVLSHMPNLDSLDLEYNEISDISYLTDLVQLRTLDLDINRVRDLAPLANLPLLRTVELHSNPIRDIQALVNNPGIGAGDTVALQWTPLSQVSLCSHVPALTGRGVSVTFTGTCGADADGDDLADAYEAISNTSPTNPDTDGDGLNDGDERSLGTNPKDSDSDNDGMLDGTEVGAGTDPLDNTSVLSDVYVDGASGSDDTGVGTQSAPWATVAHAVDAVTGTMENTVSIHIARGVYTHLNATGGALWLDSHEHLLGGYEAAGWTRDADANETVLDASIAINGSPAPNVIVLDGVSDVLLDGLTVTGAYAPEQGAEGSAGILGIDLDATTFINNCRVVRNRGSILGSGGIRLFGSSPVITNSTIANNFAYGSGGGILLTGAPSHLIMDRCAISGNRGFGGGIVVGEGATVAITNSLINGNNAGSWGGGGLAFGGEAGSVIANTTIAHNNADWNSGGGIEVHSGMPLFVNCIFAGNRDYAILDYTPTTGLVLRNCLFNGNPEGDYRRFESITRNGAAAINTLAGASGNVDGDPAFVISQGVWTQAHTYSAATGRTTLVDAQASFTPGALAGTYLALFPSSPDVQLVVHSNTATTIEVVGQVSNSIGVGSAYSVIDYHLEPGSAAIDMGIDTSAPEDGGVLTDFDGVARGFDGDGLGAATADGSDYDIGAYESNTPVDSITVLAPNGGETFTRGTPAEIRWSSVGNVGTSVKILIRRGTYVGTLFGGTPNDGVHTWNIPSNYAIASGYTLEVVSVANPAISDASDAGFSIAAPTGPAGTLTVTSPNGGESYLQGATVPIAWTSTGSPGANVDILARRGAASVVLVSATSNDGAFNWIVPTDQAPGTDYVIEVRSSTTPTITDSSNAPFSISAPPTLLLSAPNGGESYLQGATVPIAWTSTGAVGTIVQLLAHGAGQTFSIDAAATNDGAYDWMIPAGQPAGTDYTIEVRALSNPAINDASNAPFTIQAPLPADSVTVLSPNGGESLLRGAPFQIRWSTTGNVGTSVKVVIRRGAYASTLFGGTPNDGVQTWNIPATYPVASGYSIEISSVANPAIKDTSYGTFAIGDTAPAASITVTAPNGGESYLQGGTLPITWTSTGEVGASVEILAHGAGQTFNLAASTANDGAFDWSIPAGQPTGTNYTIQVRSLANPAITDSSNSTFGINAAPPAASLTVTAPNGGESYLQGGTLPITWTSTGAVGTIVQIFAHGAGQSFTVDAGTTNDGAYDWAIPAGQLVGTNYTIEVRSLSTPAISDSSNSAFSINAAPSASSITVISPNGGETLTRGGSVELRWSSTGITGSTVKIVIRRGAYVGTLFGGTPNDGVHNWNIPSTYPTGTGFTIEISSVANPAIGDASDGSFTIATP
- a CDS encoding DUF58 domain-containing protein gives rise to the protein MQNLFWFIVAAAALGLAFVLQSPYMAFAVYTFLLLVGLAHFSSLAWLSGLDCTRTLSKETALQGEEVSIKVVVENKRGWPIPWIFIEDYHPKDFPRMGQNKQLAFLMPGHSVTLEYRLQCPRRGYHRIGPLLMESGDLFGLQRRFRTGVQQDYLSVLPTVAYIDTFNVATKRPHGPVRLSNRIYTDPTRINSIREYIPGDPLNTIHWKATARTGKLHVKTYEPSSVIGGTLVLDLHDASYKPERKEERMELAITTTASIAYLLQISGEQVGMITNARDAAEVAQYEIEKRETLSRQEVDAEVEGELQGTRISPLCVETSRTPYQAQRIIENLARVLPTDGLDGMNLVMNQYHMLPRDATLMIIAPIITERMAHALGAIKLSGFNVSVFLIMDQRAYEEAARFLAPHNIHVFHIEHERSLHEISPAKIG
- a CDS encoding aldo/keto reductase, whose product is MQYRKLGVSHLKVSVLSFGAWQLGDQGYWGGGTPYRPLEAVRAAIDSGINLFDTAEVYGNGESERVLGQALGTDRKRVLVATKVLPHNCTPERIRAACEASLRRLGTDYIDLYQIHWPFRQKPVRDLHGNPVPVQPSVMLACDTLRTLQNEGKVRHVGLSNFGPLDMDDWFIHGTAECNQIGYNIVSRAAEYKVLPACRRLQLGVLAYMPLLQGLLAHPWDTIDSLPVARRRTRHFSGRREGVRHGGAGFESLLMETITDLRQFADAIGVPFATLCIAWVLAQPGITSAIVGGRSPDQVLRNIRAAELKLGPAAIARLNELSGPLKIAMGDNADLWQDESTSRIR